A DNA window from Buttiauxella agrestis contains the following coding sequences:
- the thiE gene encoding thiamine phosphate synthase, with protein sequence MNKPAFPAVPQRLGLYPVVDSVKWIERLLGAGVRTIQLRIKDKHDDDVEADIVAAINLSQRYKARLFINDYWRLAIKHRAYGVHLGQEDMDVANLDAIRDAGLRLGLSTHDNMEMDRALLARPSYIALGHVFPTNTKQMPSAPQGLAQLAAHIKTLGDYPTVAIGGISIERVHSVLKTGVGSVAVVSAITQAADWRAATAQLLERVGAGDE encoded by the coding sequence ATGAACAAACCTGCATTTCCCGCTGTGCCGCAGCGGCTGGGTTTATATCCGGTAGTTGATAGCGTTAAATGGATTGAACGACTGTTGGGAGCAGGCGTGCGCACCATTCAATTGCGCATCAAAGACAAACACGACGATGACGTTGAGGCCGATATTGTTGCGGCCATCAATTTAAGCCAGCGATACAAAGCGCGCCTGTTTATTAACGATTACTGGCGGCTGGCAATAAAACATCGCGCTTACGGCGTGCATCTCGGCCAGGAAGATATGGATGTGGCTAATCTGGATGCTATTCGCGACGCGGGTTTACGCCTCGGGCTTTCGACACACGACAATATGGAAATGGATCGCGCCCTGTTGGCGCGCCCTTCTTACATCGCATTGGGGCATGTTTTCCCGACCAACACCAAACAGATGCCGTCCGCCCCACAAGGGCTGGCGCAGCTAGCTGCACATATCAAAACGTTGGGCGATTACCCGACTGTCGCGATTGGCGGGATAAGCATTGAGCGCGTTCACTCCGTGCTAAAAACAGGTGTGGGCAGTGTCGCGGTGGTTAGCGCAATAACTCAGGCTGCTGACTGGCGAGCGGCTACCGCACAGTTGCTGGAACGAGTGGGGGCTGGCGATGAATGA
- the thiF gene encoding thiazole biosynthesis adenylyltransferase ThiF produces the protein MNDSDFMRYSRQVLLEDIAIEGQQKLLASKVLIVGLGGLGSPAALYLAAAGVGTLILADDDKVHISNLQRQILFTTQDIDQPKSRVARHHLQKLNPDINLQAISEHLAGEALTHAVKSADLVLDCSDNMATRHAINAACVAHNKPLISASAVGFGGQLMVLTPPWENGCYRCVWPDEHEPERNCRTAGIIGPVVGVMGTLQALEAIKLLSGMAPAAGSLRLFDARQHSWRTLIMQKAAGCPVCGGQHANPL, from the coding sequence ATGAATGATTCCGACTTTATGCGTTACAGCCGCCAGGTGCTATTGGAAGACATCGCCATTGAAGGGCAGCAAAAGCTGCTCGCCAGCAAAGTCTTAATCGTCGGATTAGGCGGACTGGGTTCCCCGGCGGCGTTGTATTTAGCTGCCGCAGGCGTTGGCACCCTGATTCTGGCCGATGATGACAAGGTGCATATCAGCAATTTACAGCGCCAGATTCTATTCACCACACAAGATATCGACCAACCAAAATCGCGGGTCGCCCGGCATCATCTCCAGAAGCTTAACCCGGATATAAACCTACAGGCGATTAGCGAGCATCTGGCGGGTGAGGCGCTCACGCACGCCGTAAAAAGTGCCGATCTGGTACTGGATTGCAGCGACAACATGGCAACGCGCCATGCGATTAACGCCGCCTGCGTCGCGCACAACAAACCGCTGATCTCCGCAAGTGCCGTGGGATTTGGTGGGCAACTTATGGTGCTGACGCCGCCATGGGAAAACGGTTGTTACCGCTGCGTGTGGCCTGATGAACACGAACCGGAACGCAACTGCCGCACGGCAGGCATCATCGGCCCGGTGGTGGGCGTGATGGGCACATTGCAGGCGCTTGAAGCGATAAAACTCCTCAGCGGTATGGCTCCGGCTGCGGGTTCTCTACGCCTGTTTGATGCCCGCCAACATAGCTGGCGCACTCTCATCATGCAGAAAGCAGCAGGCTGCCCCGTTTGTGGAGGGCAACATGCAAATCCACTTTAA
- the thiS gene encoding sulfur carrier protein ThiS, with the protein MQIHFNDELMQCPDNLTLAMLLEQLSLLKPGVALAINQRIVPREQWENHLLNDGDQIVLFQAIAGG; encoded by the coding sequence ATGCAAATCCACTTTAACGACGAGCTAATGCAATGCCCGGACAACCTGACGCTGGCGATGCTGCTGGAACAACTCAGTTTATTGAAACCAGGCGTTGCATTAGCGATCAATCAGAGAATCGTTCCACGTGAGCAATGGGAAAACCATTTGTTGAATGATGGCGACCAAATCGTGCTTTTTCAGGCCATAGCCGGAGGTTAA